One window from the genome of Phycisphaerae bacterium encodes:
- a CDS encoding SGNH/GDSL hydrolase family protein, giving the protein MRTACLAGRMSHPVLALLMVLPAVGCQQQAREGLDIKGLTRLDPARGVQDSKTDLLWYDAALLTVEGRGWAATEDFYDRLPAKAKNVVRPEVWGLSKNSAGLCVRFVTDSDRVAARWTTTSKNMAMDHMPATGVSGLDLYVRDNNRWRWVAVGRARSAQTNEVVLAGDVPAGAHEYMLYLPLYNGIKALEIGVVPKAALAQPAPRPAGLDRPMCFYGTSITQGGCASRPGMVYTAILGRWLDRPVINLGFSGNGRMDPELAVLMGEIDASVYVLDTLPNMTKQMVEERLESFVQALRKARPQTPIVLVESVPYQGEAFLTKQRQAVADKNAALRKAYENLKAGGVRNLIYVTNRSLTGTDGEAAVDGVHLTDLGYLRFAETLEPVLRKALRE; this is encoded by the coding sequence ATGAGAACTGCTTGTCTTGCCGGAAGAATGAGTCATCCAGTCCTTGCGCTGTTGATGGTGCTGCCGGCCGTGGGTTGTCAGCAGCAAGCCCGGGAGGGTTTGGACATCAAGGGGTTGACGAGGCTCGATCCGGCCAGAGGTGTCCAGGACTCCAAGACCGATCTGCTTTGGTATGACGCAGCGCTGCTTACCGTCGAAGGTCGTGGTTGGGCGGCGACTGAGGACTTCTATGACCGTTTGCCGGCCAAGGCGAAGAATGTGGTTCGCCCCGAAGTGTGGGGCCTGAGCAAGAACTCGGCCGGGCTGTGTGTTCGTTTCGTGACCGATTCGGATCGGGTCGCCGCCCGATGGACGACGACGTCGAAGAACATGGCGATGGATCACATGCCGGCCACCGGAGTGAGCGGGTTGGACCTGTACGTCAGGGATAATAACCGGTGGCGATGGGTTGCGGTGGGTCGAGCGCGAAGCGCACAGACGAATGAGGTCGTGCTGGCCGGGGACGTTCCGGCCGGGGCACACGAGTACATGCTGTACCTGCCGCTGTACAACGGAATCAAGGCGCTGGAGATCGGCGTGGTTCCCAAGGCCGCTCTGGCTCAACCCGCTCCGCGCCCAGCCGGGCTTGACCGGCCGATGTGCTTCTATGGAACCTCGATTACCCAGGGCGGATGCGCCTCGCGGCCGGGGATGGTCTACACCGCCATCCTGGGGAGATGGCTGGACCGCCCGGTGATCAACCTCGGCTTCTCAGGCAACGGGCGGATGGACCCGGAGTTGGCCGTGCTGATGGGTGAGATCGACGCGTCGGTATACGTTCTCGACACTTTGCCGAACATGACCAAGCAGATGGTTGAGGAGCGGCTGGAGTCGTTCGTGCAAGCACTTCGCAAGGCCAGGCCACAGACGCCCATTGTGCTGGTCGAAAGCGTGCCGTACCAGGGCGAGGCGTTCCTGACCAAGCAGCGGCAGGCGGTCGCAGACAAGAACGCGGCCCTGCGAAAGGCGTATGAGAACCTCAAGGCGGGCGGTGTGAGGAACCTGATTTACGTGACCAATCGGAGCCTGACCGGCACCGACGGTGAAGCCGCTGTGGACGGCGTGCATCTGACGGATCTCGGCTACCTGCGGTTCGCGGAAACCCTCGAACCAGTGTTGAGAAAGGCGCTCCGGGAGTGA
- a CDS encoding Sb-PDE family phosphodiesterase produces the protein MMKCRMLAALMLLVTPAAAQVRKEIRLPDPPGYKILKCDFHIHTVFSDGLVWPTVRVDEAWREGLDAIAITDHIEYRPHKENVVGNHNRPFELAEGRARHHNILLVRGAEITRDTPPGHFNVLFTQDNQPLDTKDFYEVFDHAAAQKAFIMWNHPGWQGPERGRWGEEQTRLLEKGRLHAIEICNGDEYYIDAHRMATERGLPMMGSSDIHEPAPTDGQKADGHRTMTLVLAKDKSLPALRDALDAGRTVVWYRNLLIGREPQLKAVFDACLRVESLHPPQAKTTYVKLTNQCDNDIELERIQPGQPRKITVPAQASVMVRLSGPDGQATEKVTYKALNFLTGVDQPLTVEIAIPRPASQPASAAAR, from the coding sequence ATGATGAAGTGCAGGATGCTTGCGGCGTTGATGTTGTTGGTCACACCGGCCGCTGCTCAGGTCCGCAAGGAAATCCGCTTACCCGATCCGCCCGGATACAAGATCCTCAAGTGCGACTTCCACATACACACCGTCTTCTCGGACGGCCTGGTCTGGCCGACGGTGCGCGTCGACGAGGCCTGGCGCGAAGGGTTGGATGCCATCGCGATCACCGATCACATCGAATATCGGCCTCACAAGGAAAATGTCGTCGGTAACCACAACCGGCCGTTCGAACTGGCCGAGGGGCGGGCCCGGCACCACAACATTCTGCTGGTCCGCGGTGCGGAGATCACCCGCGACACGCCGCCGGGGCATTTCAACGTGCTCTTCACGCAGGACAACCAGCCGCTGGACACGAAGGATTTTTACGAGGTCTTCGACCACGCTGCCGCCCAGAAAGCCTTCATCATGTGGAACCATCCCGGCTGGCAAGGGCCGGAGCGCGGCCGCTGGGGTGAGGAACAAACCCGCCTGCTGGAAAAGGGCCGGCTCCACGCGATCGAGATCTGCAACGGCGACGAGTACTACATCGACGCCCATCGAATGGCGACGGAACGGGGCCTGCCGATGATGGGCAGCTCGGATATTCACGAGCCTGCCCCAACGGACGGACAGAAGGCTGACGGCCACCGTACGATGACCCTCGTGCTGGCGAAGGACAAGAGCCTGCCGGCGCTGCGTGATGCCCTCGACGCCGGCCGAACTGTCGTGTGGTACCGCAATCTGCTCATCGGCCGCGAACCGCAGTTGAAAGCCGTCTTTGACGCCTGCCTCCGTGTCGAATCGCTGCACCCGCCACAAGCCAAGACCACCTACGTGAAACTGACCAATCAATGCGACAACGACATTGAGCTGGAGCGAATTCAGCCCGGCCAGCCTCGCAAGATCACAGTACCGGCCCAGGCATCAGTGATGGTCAGACTCTCCGGACCGGATGGGCAGGCCACCGAGAAGGTGACCTACAAGGCATTGAATTTCCTGACGGGAGTCGATCAGCCATTAACCGTGGAAATTGCGATCCCCAGGCCCGCTTCGCAACCCGCCTCCGCTGCGGCCCGTTGA
- a CDS encoding thioredoxin family protein, giving the protein MKNALIVVGVIVVVVVVAFLKGSGPEPRGSTVPETRPSSGLPRLVELGAGKCQACKAMAPIIEQLRKEYAGKIEVESIDVIEDRERARQIDFNLIPSQVFFDADGKELWRHEGFMPKDQIVAKFKELGY; this is encoded by the coding sequence ATGAAGAACGCGCTGATCGTTGTCGGTGTGATCGTGGTGGTCGTGGTTGTTGCCTTCCTGAAGGGCTCCGGGCCGGAGCCTCGAGGCTCGACGGTTCCGGAGACGAGGCCTTCCAGCGGCCTGCCCCGGCTGGTCGAACTCGGGGCGGGCAAGTGCCAGGCCTGCAAGGCGATGGCCCCGATCATCGAGCAGCTTCGCAAGGAGTACGCCGGCAAGATCGAGGTCGAGTCGATTGACGTGATCGAGGACCGGGAGCGAGCCCGGCAGATCGATTTCAACCTTATCCCCTCACAGGTCTTCTTCGACGCCGATGGAAAGGAACTCTGGCGGCACGAGGGTTTCATGCCGAAGGACCAGATCGTGGCGAAATTCAAGGAACTGGGGTATTAG
- a CDS encoding putative zinc-binding protein: protein MTDQTGCACGAAPTLIFACSGAADVGEIADRAARRLAREGAGKMYCLAGVGGRVSGILASTQAAEQILAIDGCPLACAKKSLEHAGISRFKYVQLADLGMTKGESPATDDRIAQAATAGIAALS, encoded by the coding sequence ATGACTGACCAAACGGGTTGTGCGTGCGGCGCAGCGCCGACGCTGATCTTCGCCTGTTCGGGTGCCGCCGATGTGGGTGAGATTGCCGACCGGGCGGCGAGGCGACTGGCTCGCGAGGGGGCAGGCAAGATGTATTGCCTGGCCGGTGTCGGCGGACGGGTCAGCGGCATCCTGGCCAGCACCCAGGCGGCCGAACAAATCCTGGCGATCGACGGCTGTCCTCTCGCCTGCGCGAAGAAATCACTTGAGCATGCCGGGATTAGCCGGTTCAAGTACGTCCAACTCGCCGATCTCGGCATGACCAAGGGCGAATCACCGGCAACAGATGACCGCATTGCACAAGCCGCGACGGCCGGGATTGCCGCGTTGAGTTGA